Within Streptomyces sp. NBC_00704, the genomic segment CGCCAAGACCTTCCCGGGCGGCGGCACCGACGCGGACAACGAGGACGCAGACCAGGGCGAGCAAGCATCGACCGGCACGAGCGGCTGTGCTCCGGGCCAGGACGGTTCCGGCTTCGGCCGTATCCCCGAGGGAAGCGTCCCGAAGGGCTACGCGATCCCTAAGGACGCCGATCCGAAGGCGCGCAAGGCCATCGAGTGGGCGATGCACCAGCTCGGCACGCTCTACCAGTGGGGCGGCACCTGCACCAACGCGCATGGTCCTGACCCGATGGGCCGTTGCGACTGCTCCAGCCTGATGCAGCAGGCGTACGCACATGCAGGCGTCACTCTCACCCGCACCACGTATACGCAGGTCAACGAGGGCAAGGCGGTCTCGCCAGCCCAACTCAAGCCCGGCGATCTGATCTTCAGCCGCGGCACCGCCGCCCGCCCTGAGCACGTCGGCATGTACATGGGCGAGGGCCTCGTGATCGAGGCGCCGCGCACCACCAAGCCGGTCCGGATCACTCCGATCAAGGACTGGACGATTCTCGCCGCCCGCCGCGTTCTCTGACGCCGGCCGGGGCGCGAGGGCCCCGGCGCACCATCTCTGACCGAGATTCCCCCAACAGTACGGAGCATCTTCTTGATAACCCGCCCCCGCGCCCCGCGTGCCCTCGCGGCAGCCTCTCTGGGCCTGGCCGTCGCCGCCGGCGGCCTCGCCACCGCCACCGCAGCACAGGCGTACGACACCGGCACCACCACCATCAGCTGCAGTGCGGTCAAGGTGCGCAAGGCACCGTCGAAGACGTCCACGGTCTTGGGCATCGGCTACAGGCACGACAAGGTCGTCTACGACCAGTGGGTCTACAAGAAGGCCGAGAAGACCTGGTACACGCGCGGCACCGTCACCCGGAAGTCGGACGGCAAGAAAATCGGCCGCGGTTACATGATCTACAACTGCGCGAACCCGTACAAGACCAACCCCGCTCCGAAGCCGCCGATCCCGAAGTAGGGGTCTTCCACTGCCGGTTCGGCCCCTGAGCCGGCGCCTTCGCCGGGAGCACCGGCTCGGTCCGCAGCCTCGGCGCGGCACCTGCTGCGTCCTCGTGCGAGCGATGCCGTCTCTTCGCGGACGCCGCCCGGCCAGCCCGTGCATCCACGGTGTCTGCCCTCCCTTTCTACGAGGCGCTGCCTCGTTCCTCCCTTTCCTTCTGTGATTCCCGCGCGCCAAATTTCGGCGCGCCCAAGGAGCTTCCTTGCCCCTACTCGAAACCGTGCAGTACCTGGCCTACGATCCCGGCATCACGCCGTCGGGCGGTGGCCTGCCCGGCCTGAGCGTGCTGAAGAACGTCGTCAACTCGATCAACCTGTTCGGCATCATCGCCGTCGTCGGCGCCCTCGCTGTGTCGCTCGGCGTGTGGGCTTGGGGACACCACACGGGCGGTCACCAGGCCGAGGCCAACGGGAAGAAGGGCGCGGTCGTGGCCGCGGGCGCCGCCCTGGGCCTGGGCGCCGCGAACGGCATCGTCGCGTTCTTCTCGACCCTCGGGTCGCAGGTGCACTGATGAAGAAACGACTCCCCTCCCTGTCGTCGTATGGCAGTGGCTGGTCGGC encodes:
- a CDS encoding DUF6112 family protein, with translation MPLLETVQYLAYDPGITPSGGGLPGLSVLKNVVNSINLFGIIAVVGALAVSLGVWAWGHHTGGHQAEANGKKGAVVAAGAALGLGAANGIVAFFSTLGSQVH